In Tachysurus vachellii isolate PV-2020 chromosome 1, HZAU_Pvac_v1, whole genome shotgun sequence, a genomic segment contains:
- the rps13 gene encoding 40S ribosomal protein S13 → MGRMHAPGKGLSQSALPYRRSVPTWLKLTSDDVKEQIFKLAKKGLTPSQIGVILRDSHGVAQVRFVTGNKILRILKSKGLAPDLPEDLYHLIKKAVAVRKHLERNRKDKDAKFRLILVESRIHRLARYYKTKRVLAPNWKYESSTASALVA, encoded by the exons tAAGGGTTTGTCCCAGTCAGCTCTCCCATACAGACGCAGTGTTCCTACA tgGCTGAAGCTGACATCAGATGACGTCAAGGAGCAGATCTTTAAGTTGGCTAAGAAGGGTCTGACCCCCTCGCAGATTG gTGTGATCCTGAGGGACTCTCACGGTGTGGCTCAGGTGCGCTTCGTCACCGGCAACAAGATCCTCAGGATCCTGAAATCCAAAGGTCTGGCCCCTGATCTGCCTGAGGATCTGTACCACCTGATCAAGAAGGCTGTTGCTGTGAGGAAGCACTTGGAGAGAAACAGGAAG GACAAAGATGCCAAGTTCCGCCTGATTCTTGTTGAGAGCAGAATCCACAGACTGGCTCGTTACTACAAGACCAAGAGAGTTCTCGCTCCCAACTGGAAGTA CGAATCCTCCACGGCTTCTGCACTGGTGGCATAA